A stretch of DNA from Fibrobacter sp. UWB13:
AAGTTGAGCGACCACATATAGCCGAGCAACTTTCCACCGTGACGCAACGGGAACAGCACCACTGTTTTAACCCCGGCATAACGAAGAGACGCATGCCAAACAGGATTCCGTTCGCGCAGATTTTCCATATCGCGGTCATCTTTCAAGATGATGCAAGTGCTCCCTGCAAGCGTATCTGGCCACGTTTCCAAAATCGCATAGAACCCCTGTATATAGCGAGCCATCGGGTACAGCCCAGACCCTTCACGGAGAGATTCCGCAAAAATCGAGCAAGTACATTTTTCATCATCGGTCAACAAAATACAGCAATGGTCCGAGCCACAAATCTTGCGGATATCCTCGACCACATCCTGGAACGCGTGCTTGATATTACCCGAGCCACGCAACTTGATGCAAGCTTTCAACACGTCAGCAGCGGTATCCGCAGAAAGGTCCGCCATCGCAGAAGAATCCGCCTTGGGGGCAACGTCATAACAGTAAATGCAATAGCCAATATTTTCTTTGTCCGAATCAAGCGGCAAAAGGAACATATTGAGCCAAAGACCCATCATGTAAAGATTCACGTAGGCATGGAGCGGCTTTCCATCGCGAATGCAACGGAAGCAATGCTCTTCAAAATTCGGATTCTTGGGGAAACAAGCCTCATAGGGGCAACCGGGTTCAAACGGATGATTCAGCGCAGCCATGTCATCGCAATGAGCTTTATTGCCCGCAACTACACGGATATTTCCATAAGTCCCATCTGGGAAAAATTCAACAGAAACAACACAAGCCTTAGCTTTATAGTGCGACAGCAAATCATCAAAGTTCATAACAAATCCCCTATTTTTCGTTTATTAATATAACCTTTTTGGACGGGAA
This window harbors:
- a CDS encoding diguanylate cyclase, which codes for MNFDDLLSHYKAKACVVSVEFFPDGTYGNIRVVAGNKAHCDDMAALNHPFEPGCPYEACFPKNPNFEEHCFRCIRDGKPLHAYVNLYMMGLWLNMFLLPLDSDKENIGYCIYCYDVAPKADSSAMADLSADTAADVLKACIKLRGSGNIKHAFQDVVEDIRKICGSDHCCILLTDDEKCTCSIFAESLREGSGLYPMARYIQGFYAILETWPDTLAGSTCIILKDDRDMENLRERNPVWHASLRYAGVKTVVLFPLRHGGKLLGYMWSLNFNVEDVMKIKETLELTTFFIASEIASYKLLNKLEVMSTIDSLTGIKNRNVMNNWVNQIVEGQVPMPDAVLFADLNGLKRVNDERGHAAGDKMLRKAASILQSVFHDGEVFRAGGDEFMIIVSKIAEDEVRRRVDQVHYLSKITEDVRFSVGVCYGESDIRTAMRLADERMYADKKSYYEAFPGLKYR